Part of the Streptomyces europaeiscabiei genome is shown below.
GAGCAGCCGCAGGCCCGAGCAGTCGAAGAACTCGACCTGCCTCAGGTCGATCACGATCCGGGCGCCGGGGCGGCTCGTCGCCGCGTCGAGGTGCGGAATGATCTCCACGGCCGCCGCGATGTCGATCTCGCCGTGCAGTTCGAGCACGGTACGGCCGCGCTCCGTGCGGACGCGCAGGTACCCGGTCGCGGGCGGTGTGGGGTCGCTCGACACGACGGCATCGTCTCCAACCGGACT
Proteins encoded:
- a CDS encoding anti-sigma factor antagonist; protein product: MSSDPTPPATGYLRVRTERGRTVLELHGEIDIAAAVEIIPHLDAATSRPGARIVIDLRQVEFFDCSGLRLLYRARQRVLDRDGELRLVCTHPLTLRVLKVTGLARLLPPAPSLDAALEQPEAASGTASGTL